One Fuerstiella marisgermanici DNA window includes the following coding sequences:
- a CDS encoding HlyD family secretion protein, whose product MSNSTSTFPAEPPSARTDDTLAKTARSAYRFQNRETAASPPTSNAASSKPPTAPVAPKTRPRGRLLIAILMFSACGAGIATVWDSLLRYQAYGIVTGKVINVSAPIDGVLQYVHVREGDHVRQDARLATVFDLDFEHRLQRISDELKMAQASLHAEIAKVQWQSKVQETEMTKSMADFFEGASNMYQETAALGVIRNELARTQALSQTHAAKEMDLRNQTIREQAGTDKLRAIQKALRVLKERAETAARIPRLGSEQIAPLVAKVDMLLNETERIREWIQQGELKAPVNGVVLSRHHPAGECIKSHEPLFSVMEESSLEIQLYLPQELTADYNVGDTIKLKIEPFEQLVPCEVTAIGTEHRQPPPNIEVFYRKNVTLLPIRVRPSQEFAGDRRMSVGAVAKLPHFSHRG is encoded by the coding sequence ATGTCTAACTCAACAAGTACTTTCCCGGCCGAGCCACCGTCAGCACGAACGGACGACACCCTGGCGAAAACAGCGCGCAGTGCGTACCGATTCCAAAATCGCGAAACCGCTGCGAGCCCACCAACCTCAAACGCGGCGTCATCAAAGCCCCCGACTGCGCCAGTAGCACCGAAAACACGACCGCGTGGTCGGCTGCTGATCGCCATCCTGATGTTCTCCGCGTGCGGAGCGGGAATCGCCACCGTCTGGGACTCGCTGCTGCGATACCAGGCGTATGGCATTGTGACCGGAAAAGTCATCAACGTATCGGCCCCGATCGACGGCGTGTTGCAATACGTTCACGTGCGTGAAGGCGATCATGTCCGCCAGGACGCTCGACTGGCAACGGTGTTCGATCTGGATTTCGAACATCGTCTGCAACGGATCTCTGATGAATTGAAGATGGCTCAGGCCAGCCTGCACGCTGAGATTGCCAAGGTGCAGTGGCAGTCAAAGGTGCAGGAAACGGAAATGACAAAATCCATGGCCGACTTCTTTGAAGGGGCCAGCAACATGTATCAGGAAACCGCCGCACTGGGCGTCATTCGCAACGAACTGGCTCGCACTCAGGCGCTATCGCAAACGCATGCTGCCAAAGAAATGGACTTGCGAAATCAGACGATTCGCGAACAAGCCGGCACTGACAAACTCCGAGCAATTCAGAAAGCCTTGCGAGTATTGAAGGAACGAGCGGAAACGGCAGCCCGGATCCCTCGACTTGGTTCTGAACAGATTGCTCCGCTGGTAGCAAAAGTCGACATGCTGTTGAACGAAACCGAACGCATTCGCGAATGGATTCAACAGGGCGAGCTGAAAGCACCGGTCAATGGAGTTGTGCTTTCGCGGCACCATCCGGCAGGCGAATGTATCAAGTCGCATGAGCCGCTGTTTTCTGTCATGGAAGAATCATCACTTGAGATTCAACTGTACCTGCCTCAGGAATTGACCGCTGATTACAACGTGGGCGACACCATCAAACTGAAGATCGAACCGTTTGAACAGCTGGTTCCCTGCGAAGTGACGGCTATTGGAACTGAGCATCGCCAGCCGCCTCCCAACATCGAAGTTTTCTACCGCAAGAACGTAACGCTGCTGCCAATTCGCGTTCGACCATCGCAGGAATTCGCTGGTGATCGACGAATGTCTGTCGGAGCAGTTGCCAAGTTGCCGCACTTTTCGCATCGCGGATAG
- a CDS encoding response regulator: MNTKPNKILIVDDDQATQKTIVDTIVDTDTSYVVATTNDAGLRAVQNDSEISQVIIRAWSIDIDALDFCERIRLQRSHDDLRIIVILRNDERPLGAQMLIAGANDLLIGDFEPRELRMRAHIVPSDQVKRVDPAHTPQSAPDVVSDRPKVHVPAFDAVSCRFTFGHNELQIAEWEADPDVKKIPLDKIIVCPQCSAVPTFRAGCGECGGAWTVPETIIHHYACAHVAPEQEFYSKSGLACPKCRLTDLVAGSDFEQMRGCLKCSDCSAILSELSMVGHCLACEHRFAMADGIEMEIYGYQIGRALDAASVTPPNFHSPRRVANADQHTWQPDTVGSYSI; the protein is encoded by the coding sequence ATGAACACCAAACCCAACAAAATATTGATCGTCGATGACGATCAGGCGACTCAAAAAACGATCGTCGACACGATCGTCGACACCGACACATCGTACGTGGTCGCAACCACCAACGACGCGGGTCTGCGGGCTGTTCAAAACGATTCCGAAATATCACAGGTGATCATTCGCGCCTGGTCAATCGACATCGACGCGTTGGACTTCTGCGAACGCATTCGTCTCCAGCGGTCTCACGATGATCTTCGCATCATTGTGATCCTGCGAAACGACGAACGGCCGTTGGGAGCTCAGATGCTGATTGCCGGTGCCAACGATCTGCTGATCGGCGACTTCGAACCTCGCGAACTGCGTATGCGAGCTCATATCGTTCCGTCAGACCAGGTCAAACGCGTTGATCCGGCTCACACGCCCCAGAGTGCTCCTGATGTCGTGAGTGATCGCCCAAAGGTTCACGTACCGGCATTTGATGCCGTTTCGTGCCGATTCACATTCGGGCACAACGAATTGCAGATTGCGGAATGGGAAGCCGATCCCGATGTGAAAAAAATCCCGTTGGACAAAATCATCGTCTGCCCGCAATGCAGCGCCGTGCCGACGTTTCGAGCCGGTTGCGGCGAATGTGGCGGAGCGTGGACAGTCCCTGAAACGATCATCCATCACTATGCGTGCGCCCACGTGGCTCCGGAACAGGAGTTCTATTCAAAAAGTGGGCTGGCGTGTCCCAAGTGTCGTTTAACAGACCTTGTGGCCGGTTCCGATTTCGAACAAATGCGAGGGTGCCTGAAGTGTTCTGACTGCAGCGCCATCCTGTCGGAACTAAGTATGGTCGGTCACTGCCTGGCGTGCGAACATCGATTTGCAATGGCGGACGGAATTGAAATGGAAATCTATGGGTACCAGATCGGCAGAGCTTTGGACGCGGCAAGCGTGACGCCGCCAAACTTCCATTCGCCGCGTCGCGTGGCAAATGCAGATCAACACACATGGCAGCCGGACACTGTCGGTTCCTACAGCATTTAA
- a CDS encoding GGDEF domain-containing protein: MEFQQSTLTPESFVSGDACRVSANASMMDVFRKTADGDYHFVLVEDDNGVPIGIVSADDVMRHVTNPSGSEFHRWLEMPVEAVLQSRIRIPDEAAPQDLDSGDCTRVTHDGHVLGVMTRRDVLLSWRSVQQTLRESRRDIVTDLPNRSSFDHHLKVECSRANRDGHSVAIVFVDLDYFKQINDQYGHAAGDSALKVVGGLLRETLRSYDMVARYGGDEFAIVCCGCGVDEIDVVLRRIRNGVMSQQQTRIDRHKLPSISVGAAVQHYVSDNFSSVQLIEAADECLYAAKRSGRNCAWKVELSAGQSGKPVLVPDSPSPSPLHQPAVALAR; the protein is encoded by the coding sequence ATGGAATTTCAACAATCAACACTCACGCCGGAATCATTCGTTTCCGGCGATGCATGTCGAGTCTCGGCGAACGCCAGCATGATGGACGTGTTTCGCAAGACCGCGGATGGCGACTACCATTTCGTTCTGGTTGAGGACGATAACGGCGTGCCAATCGGCATCGTCAGCGCGGACGACGTGATGCGGCATGTCACCAATCCCAGTGGCAGCGAATTTCATCGCTGGTTGGAAATGCCGGTCGAAGCGGTCCTGCAAAGTCGTATTCGAATTCCGGACGAGGCCGCTCCTCAGGACCTCGATTCCGGCGACTGCACCCGGGTCACTCACGATGGCCACGTGCTGGGCGTCATGACTCGGCGCGACGTGCTGCTAAGCTGGCGGTCTGTTCAGCAAACGCTGCGAGAATCTCGCCGAGACATCGTGACGGACCTTCCGAATCGTTCGTCATTCGACCACCATTTGAAAGTGGAATGCAGTCGAGCGAACCGGGACGGCCATTCGGTGGCAATCGTCTTTGTCGACCTGGACTACTTTAAACAGATTAACGACCAGTACGGTCATGCGGCCGGTGACAGCGCACTAAAAGTTGTGGGCGGCCTGCTGCGTGAAACGCTGCGATCTTACGACATGGTGGCTCGCTACGGCGGCGACGAATTCGCCATTGTTTGCTGCGGCTGCGGCGTTGATGAAATCGATGTCGTGCTGCGTCGCATCCGTAATGGCGTGATGTCGCAACAGCAAACACGAATCGACCGCCACAAGCTGCCATCGATCTCCGTTGGCGCGGCCGTTCAACATTACGTCAGCGACAACTTCAGTTCGGTGCAGCTAATCGAAGCGGCCGACGAATGTCTCTACGCGGCCAAACGTTCCGGACGCAACTGTGCATGGAAAGTCGAACTATCAGCCGGCCAAAGCGGAAAACCCGTCCTGGTTCCCGATAGTCCCAGTCCTTCGCCGTTGCACCAACCAGCAGTAGCACTCGCACGGTAG
- a CDS encoding glycosyltransferase, translated as MVVEWYNWVASMRMDELLFVLGVLLLVDAPRYVYSVLFMAFWDAIKSVWTRELPGPHANGYTYCPSVSVVIAGHNEADTIVETIRSVVDSYCDVQVIVVDDGSTDGMAQAAREFAVGKSNIRVLARRDRGGKSSALNMGLKEATGEVLVTIDADTKLNPNSIYELVQPLKDPQVATVSATVQAWNPFASLAAWLQAYEYRQTIFISRMVRGRMGVLGIVSGAFGAFRTSVLKQLGGWDVGPGEDGDLVLRIRKAGYRVGVAPYATCFTNVPTSWRRLFWQRCRWDRTVITFECRKHNDMGIPWRANFRWSNFLLMAERWFFNVVCVYTFWLYGIWVIAAYPASAMRLLALLYLCGLCLEFLQMLALLFYSDRIWKDLALSLVLPLYPLYQVFMKAVNLFALTREICFRDSGNDNFVPLKVRNATWRW; from the coding sequence ATGGTCGTGGAATGGTACAACTGGGTCGCCAGCATGCGGATGGACGAACTCCTGTTCGTTCTAGGAGTCCTGCTGCTGGTTGATGCGCCGCGTTACGTGTATAGCGTGCTGTTCATGGCGTTCTGGGATGCCATCAAATCGGTATGGACGCGCGAGCTTCCCGGCCCTCATGCGAATGGCTACACCTACTGCCCTTCCGTCAGCGTGGTGATCGCCGGTCACAACGAAGCCGACACGATTGTCGAAACCATCCGTTCCGTGGTCGATAGTTACTGCGACGTGCAGGTGATTGTCGTGGATGACGGCTCAACCGATGGCATGGCCCAGGCGGCTCGCGAATTTGCAGTTGGCAAAAGCAACATCCGAGTCCTGGCGCGAAGGGACCGCGGTGGAAAATCTTCGGCCTTGAACATGGGCCTGAAGGAAGCCACCGGTGAGGTACTGGTGACGATCGATGCAGATACAAAATTGAATCCGAATTCAATCTACGAATTGGTGCAGCCGCTGAAGGATCCGCAAGTGGCTACAGTTAGTGCCACTGTGCAGGCGTGGAATCCGTTTGCCAGCCTTGCGGCATGGCTGCAAGCCTACGAATATCGTCAGACAATTTTCATTTCACGCATGGTCCGCGGACGCATGGGTGTTCTGGGAATCGTATCTGGTGCGTTCGGCGCGTTTCGCACCAGCGTCCTGAAGCAACTCGGTGGATGGGATGTCGGCCCTGGCGAAGATGGCGATCTGGTTCTGAGAATCCGGAAAGCGGGCTACAGAGTGGGTGTTGCGCCGTATGCAACCTGCTTCACCAATGTGCCCACCAGCTGGCGGCGTTTGTTCTGGCAGCGCTGCCGCTGGGATCGCACCGTCATTACGTTTGAATGTCGCAAGCACAACGACATGGGTATACCGTGGCGAGCGAACTTCCGCTGGTCTAACTTTCTGCTGATGGCCGAACGATGGTTCTTTAACGTTGTTTGTGTATATACCTTCTGGTTGTACGGGATCTGGGTTATCGCAGCGTATCCCGCCAGCGCCATGCGGTTATTGGCGTTGTTGTACCTTTGCGGGCTGTGCCTTGAGTTCCTTCAAATGCTGGCGTTGCTGTTTTACTCAGACCGCATTTGGAAGGATTTGGCGCTGTCCCTGGTGCTGCCTTTGTATCCGCTTTACCAGGTGTTTATGAAGGCTGTGAACCTGTTCGCGCTGACTCGAGAGATCTGCTTTCGAGATTCCGGCAACGACAACTTTGTGCCGCTAAAAGTCCGCAACGCGACCTGGCGCTGGTAG
- a CDS encoding 3-keto-disaccharide hydrolase, translated as MGNLKSVLLSLQRTRVTRFAALLLVAALAAPKLMAQGDVPEGFTPLFNGKDLAGWKGLVGNPKTRAAMSADELAAKQKEADESMNAHWSVQDGVLVFDGEGQSLCTAKNYGDFELFVDWKILEGGDSGIYLRGTPQLQIWDTEFEKYFRHGAENGSGAFWNNKKNPRFPLVKADRPVGEWNSFHVKMVGERATAKLNGKLVTDNVVLENYWDRELPIYPSEQIELQNHGNTLYFRNIYIREIGAEEANEILAKRDADQFKPVFNGKDFSGWTGATENYEVADGAIRCKQGKGGNLLTEKQYDNFIARLEFQVPPGGNNGLVLRYSGEGQPHINGMELQVLDSEHPKYAKLDPRQYHGSVYGLMAAHRGYLRPAGEWNFQQVTLNGSNIKVELNGFTILEGDLSTITESKDGEVPPGPKRKGGFFGFAGHNDPVAFRNIEIRELPGEPATPPSRKTAISPTDGPIKLFNGKNLEGFYTWIRDQQYADPNKVFTVKDGMIHVSGNGYGGLITNDSYRDYHMIIEFKWGEKTWGNREDRTRDSGILLHCWGPDGGYGKTWMASIEAQIIEGGVGDILVLSGVDPETTQAYPVSLTAEIGKDRDGEKVWKKGGEKMTLSRGRINWFGRDEDWADTIGFRGKNDVESPLGQWTRMEVIADGGHLVYKVNGVVVNEAFEAKPDFGKLLLQTEQAEMYVRRYELWPIGKAPDDELKQD; from the coding sequence ATGGGTAACCTCAAGTCTGTGCTTCTATCCCTTCAACGAACTCGCGTAACGCGGTTTGCTGCTTTGCTGCTTGTCGCGGCTCTGGCGGCACCAAAATTGATGGCTCAGGGCGACGTACCGGAAGGCTTCACGCCGCTATTCAACGGCAAAGACCTGGCAGGCTGGAAAGGGCTTGTGGGCAACCCTAAAACGCGAGCGGCCATGTCGGCTGACGAATTGGCGGCCAAGCAGAAAGAGGCCGACGAAAGCATGAACGCTCATTGGTCCGTTCAGGACGGCGTGCTGGTGTTCGACGGCGAAGGACAAAGTTTGTGCACCGCCAAAAATTACGGTGACTTTGAACTGTTTGTGGATTGGAAGATTCTGGAAGGCGGCGACAGCGGTATCTATCTGCGCGGAACGCCTCAGCTTCAAATCTGGGACACCGAATTCGAAAAGTACTTTCGTCACGGCGCCGAAAACGGATCTGGTGCTTTCTGGAACAACAAAAAAAATCCACGGTTCCCGTTGGTCAAGGCAGATCGACCTGTTGGCGAATGGAACTCCTTCCACGTCAAAATGGTGGGTGAACGAGCGACCGCAAAGCTGAACGGAAAACTCGTAACGGACAACGTTGTTTTGGAAAATTACTGGGATCGCGAACTTCCCATCTACCCCAGCGAACAGATTGAACTTCAAAACCACGGCAACACACTGTATTTCCGCAACATCTACATTCGCGAAATCGGTGCAGAAGAAGCCAATGAAATTTTGGCCAAACGCGATGCCGATCAGTTCAAGCCCGTCTTCAATGGCAAAGACTTTTCCGGCTGGACAGGCGCGACAGAAAACTACGAAGTGGCAGACGGTGCGATTCGCTGCAAGCAGGGCAAAGGCGGAAATCTGCTTACGGAAAAACAGTACGACAACTTTATTGCTCGCCTGGAATTCCAAGTGCCTCCCGGTGGCAATAACGGGCTCGTCCTGCGTTATTCCGGAGAAGGCCAGCCTCACATCAACGGCATGGAATTGCAGGTGCTGGATTCTGAACATCCCAAGTACGCCAAGCTGGACCCGCGTCAATATCACGGATCTGTGTACGGCCTGATGGCCGCTCATCGTGGCTATTTGCGTCCGGCTGGGGAGTGGAATTTTCAGCAGGTCACACTGAATGGATCCAACATCAAAGTCGAACTAAACGGCTTCACGATTCTGGAAGGTGATCTTTCCACGATCACCGAATCGAAGGATGGCGAAGTACCTCCAGGCCCAAAACGCAAAGGCGGCTTTTTCGGATTCGCAGGCCACAACGATCCGGTCGCGTTTCGAAACATCGAAATTCGTGAACTGCCGGGCGAACCAGCCACGCCGCCTTCACGAAAAACTGCCATCAGCCCAACCGATGGCCCGATTAAGCTTTTCAATGGCAAAAACCTGGAAGGCTTTTACACCTGGATTCGTGACCAGCAGTACGCCGACCCGAACAAGGTCTTCACGGTGAAAGACGGCATGATTCACGTGAGCGGCAACGGCTATGGCGGCCTGATCACCAACGATTCGTACCGCGATTACCACATGATCATCGAATTCAAGTGGGGCGAAAAGACGTGGGGCAATCGTGAAGACAGAACTCGCGATTCCGGCATTCTACTACATTGCTGGGGCCCAGACGGTGGCTACGGCAAGACGTGGATGGCCAGCATCGAAGCTCAGATTATCGAAGGCGGTGTCGGCGACATCCTGGTGCTGTCAGGCGTCGATCCCGAAACCACCCAGGCCTACCCCGTATCACTTACCGCAGAAATCGGTAAGGACCGCGACGGCGAAAAAGTGTGGAAAAAGGGCGGCGAAAAGATGACTCTGTCCCGAGGACGTATCAACTGGTTTGGCCGCGACGAAGACTGGGCAGACACGATCGGTTTTCGAGGCAAGAACGACGTCGAAAGCCCGCTGGGACAGTGGACTCGTATGGAAGTCATCGCTGATGGCGGCCATCTTGTTTACAAGGTTAATGGCGTGGTTGTGAATGAAGCGTTCGAAGCGAAGCCGGACTTCGGAAAACTGCTGCTGCAAACGGAGCAGGCCGAAATGTATGTCCGCCGCTACGAATTGTGGCCCATCGGCAAAGCTCCTGATGATGAACTGAAGCAGGACTAG